ACAACGACGACGGAGTGGGCGGGATGCACGTATACATCCCCTGGTGGCTCGATGCGAAGAAGCAGGACTTCCTCCGCGGCTACCACTTCGAGATCTGGGGCGGGCGGGACATGCCGGGCGCCGGCTTCATGGGCGGCATCCACCGGTACAACGGCGTCGATTATGCCCTCGGAATGCGTAAACCGCGCGGCGGCGGCGGCTACGGCGTGTCCCTGAAGAACGACTACCGATCGATGTACGGCTCCATCGTCGGCTTCTCGGGACGTGGGGAGATGATCGCGCGTCGCGAGAACCGCTGCACGATCGACGAGCGGGTCGTCGACAAATACGGCATCCCCGTGCTCCGGTTCGACGTCCGCTTCAGCGACCAGGAGTACAACCAGGTCAAGCACATGCAGGAAACCGCGCGCGAAATCATCCACGCGATGGGCGGCACGCCGATCACGCCGATGCCGACGAAAGAAGACGGCTACGGTATCCATCCCCCGGGCGAGATCATCCACGAGGTGGGCGCCGTCCGGATGGGCAGCGACCCGCGCAACTCGGTGCTCAACGCCAACTGCCAGGCGCACGACGCCCGGAACGTATTCGTCGCGGACGCCGGCCCGTTCACTTCGCAGGCGCACAAAAACACGACCTGGACGATCCTGGCCCTCTCCTGGCGCACGGCCGACTATATCGTCGACCAACGCAAAAAAGGCAACCTGTAATCCAACGCCCTATGAATCGCAGAGAAACCCTTAAACTGCTGGCCGTGTCGCCCGTGACCGCGGGCTTCACGTGGACGAGCCGGGACGCCGCCCATGCCTCCGAGCAGGCGCGCGCCGTGACCGACCGCTCGGCATTCGCGCCGGCCTTTTTTAACGACCACGAGTGGCGCACCCTCCGCCTCCTTGTCGATATCGTGATCCCGGCCGACGACCGCTCCGGCAGCGCGACCGACGCCGGCGTGCCGGAATACCTGGATTTCATGATGACCGACCGGCCCGACATGCAGACAGCCATGCGCGGCGGCCTCGCGTGGATCGACGTCCAGTGCCGCAAACGATTCAGCGCCCCTTTCGCCGATTGCACCGGTGTCCAACAGATCGAGCTGATCGAGGATATCGCCTACCCGGATGCCGCTCCCGAAGGCGTGGCGCACGGCGTAGCGTTTTTCAGCAGCTTCCGAGACCTCACCGCCTCCGGATTCTGGTCCAGCAAGCTGGGCGTCGAAGACCTCAAGTATATGGGCAATGTGTTCGTTCCAGAGTGGAAGGGATGCCCCGACGAAGTACTCAACGATCTCGGAGTTCGCTATGAAGAATAATCGCGCCATTGGCGTCCTGCTTACGCTGCTGCTAATCAACACCGCCTGTAATGGGCAACAGACCGCGCTGTTTAACGGCGAGGACCTGGCCGGATGGACGGTCTACGGCACCGAGCGGTGGTATGTCGAAAACGGCGAGCTGATCTGTGAAAGCGGGCCGGACGCCCAGTACGGCTACCTCGCCACCGACGCCTCGTACAAGGATTTCGA
The nucleotide sequence above comes from Rhodothermales bacterium. Encoded proteins:
- a CDS encoding gluconate 2-dehydrogenase subunit 3 family protein translates to MNRRETLKLLAVSPVTAGFTWTSRDAAHASEQARAVTDRSAFAPAFFNDHEWRTLRLLVDIVIPADDRSGSATDAGVPEYLDFMMTDRPDMQTAMRGGLAWIDVQCRKRFSAPFADCTGVQQIELIEDIAYPDAAPEGVAHGVAFFSSFRDLTASGFWSSKLGVEDLKYMGNVFVPEWKGCPDEVLNDLGVRYEE